Proteins encoded by one window of Gouania willdenowi chromosome 4, fGouWil2.1, whole genome shotgun sequence:
- the gpr52 gene encoding G-protein coupled receptor 52, whose protein sequence is MNRSGLTTESVLTANSSHGDFFPSQTSNHSCPLGWGLNKGVEACILETAVIVLLTVLIIAGNLTVIFVFHCAPLLHHYTTSYFIQTMAYADLLVGLSCLVPTLSLLHYPAGVQEPVTCQVFSYVISVLKSVSMACLACISVDRYLAITQPLSYNQLVTPCRLRGCITLIWVYSSLVFLPSFFGWGKPGYHGDIFEWCAHSWPTSALFTGFVVCLLYAPAALVVCFTYYHIFRICQQHNREISERRARFPSQEMEAGEGSGGHHSGHGPDRRYAMVLFRITSVFYMLWLPYIIYFLLESSHVLDSPALSFITTWLAISNSFCNCVIYSLSNSVFRLGMRRLSQTICSFSHCAADDRDFREPKPRKRANSCSI, encoded by the coding sequence ATGAACAGGTCTGGACTGACGACGGAATCGGTGCTCACAGCCAACAGCAGCCATGGAGATTTCTTTCCAAGTCAAACCTCTAACCACTCCTGTCCTCTGGGCTGGGGACTAAACAAAGGAGTCGAGGCCTGTATTCTGGAGACTGCCGTCATTGTTCTTCTGACTGTACTCATCATCGCAGGAAACCTTACGGTGATCTTTGTGTTTCATTGCGCTCCTCTCCTGCACCACTACACTACCAGTTACTTCATCCAAACCATGGCCTATGCTGACCTGCTGGTGGGACTAAGTTGCCTAGTGCCCACCCTGTCTTTGCTTCACTACCCAGCAGGAGTCCAGGAGCCAGTCACATGCCAGGTTTTCAGCTATGTCATCTCCGTTCTGAAGAGTGTTTCAATGGCCTGCTTGGCCTGTATCAGTGTGGACCGCTACCTGGCCATAACTCAGCCACTGTCGTATAATCAGCTGGTGACCCCATGCCGACTACGAGGCTGCATCACCCTCATCTGGGTCTACTCTAGCCTTGTTTTTCTACCTTCCTTTTTTGGTTGGGGTAAGCCAGGCTACCATGGGGATATTTTTGAGTGGTGTGCTCACTCTTGGCCTACCTCTGCCCTATTTACAGGCTTTGTGGTGTGCTTGCTTTATGCACCTGCTGCTCTTGTGGTCTGTTTTACCTATTACCACATCTTTCGCATTTGCCAGCAACACAACAGGGAGATAAGTGAACGACGAGCACGTTTCCCGAGTCAGGAGATGGAGGCTGGTGAGGGTAGCGGCGGTCATCACAGCGGTCACGGACCTGACCGACGCTATGCTATGGTGCTCTTTCGCATTACCAGTGTATTTTACATGCTGTGGCTGCCctacatcatttattttttactagaAAGCTCTCATGTGCTGGACAGTCCTGCCCTCTCCTTCATCACCACCTGGCTGGCCATCAGCAACAGCTTTTGTAACTGTGTCATCTACAGCTTGTCTAATAGCGTGTTCCGCCTCGGCATGCGTAGGCTGTCACAGACTATTTGCTCCTTCAGCCACTGTGCTGCAGATGACCGTGACTTTCGGGAGCCAAAACCACGGAAGAGAGCAAACTCGTGCTCTATCTGA